From Chryseobacterium gallinarum, one genomic window encodes:
- a CDS encoding SMI1/KNR4 family protein: MELQFFKDFDFTDFWYESTYSQRDYIEEFPDDEIITSVEEELGYKLPASYIELMRIQNGGLVEKDCFPTGEGTSWAHDHVAITGIMGIGRQKTYSICGELGSRFMIEKWGYPDDGIYICDCPSAGHDMILLDYSKCGKYGEPEVVHVDQEYDYKKTFLAKDFETFIKGLTTDDDFED; encoded by the coding sequence ATGGAATTACAATTTTTCAAAGACTTCGATTTTACAGATTTTTGGTATGAAAGTACTTATTCTCAAAGAGATTATATCGAAGAATTTCCAGATGATGAAATAATCACCTCGGTAGAGGAAGAGTTAGGCTATAAACTTCCTGCTTCTTATATTGAATTGATGAGGATTCAAAATGGAGGATTGGTAGAAAAAGATTGTTTCCCGACCGGAGAGGGAACTTCATGGGCTCATGACCATGTAGCTATTACCGGAATTATGGGCATTGGAAGGCAAAAAACGTATTCTATTTGTGGGGAACTCGGGAGCCGGTTTATGATTGAAAAGTGGGGATATCCGGATGATGGAATTTATATTTGTGATTGTCCGTCTGCAGGACACGATATGATCTTGCTGGATTATTCTAAATGCGGGAAATATGGAGAACCGGAAGTAGTTCATGTTGATCAGGAATATGATTATAAAAAAACTTTTCTTGCCAAAGACTTTGAAACATTTATTAAAGGCTTAACTACTGATGATGATTTTGAGGACTAA